In the candidate division WOR-3 bacterium genome, TCAGTTGGAGCAGAGCCCACAGCACGAGCCAGAGCGATTGAGCGAAAACAGCAGCCAGCCAGTGGCTCACTAGATTCGCCAGCAGAACAACGATGCCAAGCGGCATCGCCAGGCCAACCAGCGGAATCACCGCGGCGCTTGTCGCGAAGGCCAGCGGCTGGACTCGGCTGAAATGGTGCAGAAGCAGCGGAGCCGTGAAGAGCGTCGCCGCCACCGAGACAACCACCGGCGCCAGCACCCAGCGGCTGAACCATCGCAGGCGAACCGCACGCCCCGCCAGCTGCTGAGTCGGTCCGGCAATGAGGACAATACCGAGCGTGGCGGCGAAGGAAAGCTGGGCTCCGACATCGAATAGCATCGCCGGGTCGATGAGCAACAACAGGATGCCGGCCGCACAAAGCGAAGCGACCGGCGAAAGCCTGCGCTGGGTCGGTGCGCTGAGCAGGACGGCGCAGGCCATCAGGCCGGCACGTGCCGGGGCCGCCGACCAACCGACAAGTAGCAGGTAGAAGACCACGCCAGCGACCCCGGCCCAGAACCTCCACCAGCCGCGCACGCCCAGCACCGAGAGCAGAATCCAGAGGAATCCGACCACGATGCTGACATTCATGCCGGAGACGGCCAGTATGTGCACGAGACCTGCATCCCTGAACGCCTCCTGCACGTCCTTGGGCAAGCCCTGGCTTCCCCCGAGCAGCAGCCCCACGAGCAGCGCTCCCTCGTTCCCCGGCAGCACCTGGTTGATGACGCCGAAGATGTAGGACCGAACCGGTGCGACCAGCCGGTTGCGGACGCCCGATCCCCTGCCCCGAGCCAGAACAGTGACCGCGTGGGCCGATGCGCTGCCCACGAAACCTCGAGCAGATAGAACCGAGTTGAAGTCCGGCACACCCGGGTTGCGCGGCCTGTCCAGGGGCTCGATGCGACTGCCGACCATCACCACATCGCCCGACCGCAACACGGCCGCGCTATCCCTGAGCCACACGGTCACCTTTCCACGCAACGGCGGCGACAAGGAAACGACCGCCCGGCGTGCGACACCTGGCGCAGGCTCGGACTCGACCGTTCCCTCAAACCGCTCCGCCGCGTAGACGCGCGGATCCACCGGCCCCGGTGCTCGAACCTGGCCGCAGGCCATGGCAGCAGCGCCGACCGCAAGATAGAGCGACCATCCGCGGCTCACCCGTGCCAGTCCGACGGCCACCACCGCCACCAGGGCGACCAGCCAGAGAGGGGCCGGCACCAGCCGACCAAGGAGGATGCCCGCAGCCGCAGCCACCAGAGCCCTCGCTGCCGCGTGACGCATCCCGGGCTCGGCTCGGCCGGCGAAAGCAGCGGTGAAGCTCACACAGCAGGAGAGTAGACGCCGGCCCCCGTCTGTCAAGCAGAGCAGAGCCCTGCCGCACAGCCGGAAGTGTGTCCTCAGCAAGGCGCCTCCCTCAAGTGCGAGAGTGCAGTGCCGAGCACCGCCGTCGGCCTGACCGAAGAGGCGAACCCGGACGGCCGGGAGGCACGTTGCTCCACGCCAGCAGGACCAATATCATCTCGCCACGTCCGGATTGGGTGGCCCAATCCCCGATTGACAATCAGGGGCTGACAGCTAGAATGTTGCGCTTCATGAGCGTGACAGTGGGCTTACTGCTCCTGCTCAGTGCGGGCCCGATCGGGCTCACAGCTGGGGATGAACCGGTCTCTCTCTACAAACCCGCCGTACTGACTTCCTTCGAGTGGCAGAGCATCGACTCGCCGCAGTACGCTGGCGAGTCGATTGACGTCGTCATCCTCGCCATGGATGACAGCGGCAACAGCTATCCGCTCAACGGCATAGCGCTTCTCTCGACCACTCTCGGAGACCAGTTCGTATACCCTTCGTATGTGCAGTTCAATGATGGTATCTGCAATAGCAGAGTTGTAGTAACCATTGCCGAGAGCCTGGCGCTGCGGTGCTCGAGGGACACGGTATCGGGAACAAGCGAGGTTTTCGAGGTGCTTCCGGGCGCGCCGAAGAGGCTCATGGTGATCCTGCCCGGCGAGCAGCTGACGCCCGGCCTGACCGGAGGTCGCGCCGGGTCTCCCGACGAGCAGACAGCAGGAGACTCGTTCTCCTTCGAGGTCTACCGGACCGACGGTTGGTTCAACCAGGTGGACCAGAGCAACGACAGTGTCGAATTGGATTCGGACAACCGGTTCGACCGACTGCCTGCCGGTGGCCGGTTGCCAAATGGAACTGGTTCCTTCCCCATAGTTATGCACGCTGCCGGCGAACGTCACATCACCGCCAAGCTGGCAAGGTCGCTGCTTGAGGACATCTCGTCACCGGTGACCGTCCGCCCCGGGCCGTACAAGAACATGCTGCTTATCGCGCCGGGAGAGGTCCTGATGCCGGGTGACACGTCACCACTGGAATCCCTGCCAGGCAAGGAAGGAACTCCGTCCCCGCAGTACCTGCGCGAGCCCTTCGGCGTCAACGTCTACGCCTGCGACTCGTTCTGGAATCCACGAGACGGGCTGGGAGATACGGTCTTCGTGCGTTCGGACGTGAAAGACTCGTGCACGCCGTCTGCAAACGAACTCACCGATTCCGTCCGTTTCTCTTTCCAGTTCAACCAGCGCGGCGAAAACCGCCCGCTGTGGGTCCGGGACAGCCTGACTGGAGCCGAGTCCTACATCACCTACCTGGACGTCCGCGCCCGCGGGGCGTCGCTTTCCGCAATAGCGCCGGATACGGTTCGTTCCGGCGAGACTGCTCAAGTCTTGATCCGAGTCGTTGACGTACACGGAGAACAGATTCCCGCAGCGCTTGTCCGGACTTCGGTCGTCAAGGGCACCGGTACGATGATCGAGCCTGAGTTGCTGACCGATACTGCCGGGTATGCCACCGCCCACTTCGTTTGCACGCCCAGCCCGGCATCGGAGCAGGATTCCATCAGGATCACATCGGACAACGCCATCGCGGTTATCGGCATCTACGTCAAACACCTTTCCGACAGCCTGTTCGCCTTCCCCAATCCGTTCGGATCCATCAACCAGGACCGAACGCTGATCTTCTACAGCCTGCAGAAGGCGGTGTCGGTCAAGGTGAGGATATACGACCCGTTCGGCAACAGAGTGTGGACGCGGAGTTTCAGCCAGGGAGAACCGGGCGCCCAGTTCGGAGACAACACCATCTACTGGGACGGCACGAACAACAAGGGCAAGCGCGTCGCCAGCGGTATCTACGTCATCCAGGTCCTCGGCACGACCACCACCAGCATTGACTTCAGGAGCCTTTACCGGGTAGGAGTCGTCTGGTGAGAAGAGCTCTTCTTGTCGCCGTCGGCCTCGTCGCTGCCTGTTCAGTCGCTCGGGGAGAGGGCGGCTCGGCCGGCGAGTTCCTGAACTACGCGATCGCCCCGCGGAGCCTGGGCATGGGCAAAGCATTCACCGCGATCGCGGATGACATCCAGGCCGGCTACTTCAACCCGGCCGGGCTGTACCAACTCAATGCCCAGGAAGTGATGATGGGACACTCCCAGCTGTACGGAGCCCGACTGGAGTACGTCGGCTGGGCTCTGCCCACCAAGGCAGCGGGGACCTTCGGCTTTTCTCTGCTCAACTTCGGCTCCGAAGGGATCGATGCGAGGAGTCCCGAGAACCAGCGGATGCAGAGCTACTTCTTCATGGAGAACGCCCTCATCGCCTCGTACGCCTATAACCCCTGGCGTTTCCTCGGCTTCGGCGCCAACCTCAAGCTGATCACGAAGAACATCGCCGTCTACTCCGGCGTGGGAGTTGGCGCCGATGTCTCAGCGCTGATCTTGCTGCCGCGCCCGCTCAGCTTCGGCCTGGTCCTGCAGAACCTCCTGCAGCCGGCTGTCAGACTGAGGGATAGCACGGACTACTATCCCCGAAACCTCCGGGCCGGCGCCGCGGTTCGGCTGGTCAACGACCGCGTGCGGCTCGCCGCCGACCTGGTCGTAAAGGACTTCGCGAGTAGCTCCCGCCGCAGCCTGACCCCCCACGGCGGGATCGAGTTCGAGGTGCTGCCCGACTTGCTCATTCCCCGCTTCGGCCTCGACGCGAATGAGATTAGCGTCGGTCTGGGCGTAAACAAAGTCTGGGGCAAGATGGCCGTGGGCGCCGACTACGCATTCCTGTTGCACTATCCGTCCGGCTATACGCTTGCCCCCACTCACAAGATTGGCGTTTTCCTGAACTTCGCCGGATACCGGGTTTGGATTGACGCCCAGCCGGCTCTCTTCCGGCCGACGCCTGAAGACAGGTCAAACGTGCTCTGGATGGACGTGCGGCTGATGGCGCGGGCGAGTTCCAGGCGCTGGCAGGTTGTGGTCAAGAACCAGTACGGCGAAGTGGTGCGCAATTTCAGCGGCTGGGATGCCCCACCGGCGCGAATGACATGGGACGGCCTCGACGACGACGGCCGCCTGGTCGCGGACGGCAGCTATAGCTACAGCATCGTGGTTGTGGACGTGCGCAACCGTCCACTCTCGTTCTCCGCCCCGCTCACTCGCATCCGTACCAGCGGTCCCACGGGCAAACTCGAGATCCGACCTCAAGACCGATAAGGTGACGATGGTCCAGGTCCTGATCACCGTTCTGCTCGCCGGCGCATTGTCGCCAGAGCAGTCACATCAACTCGCCGAACGGTACAACGTGGCTCAGGCAGCGATAGGACAGCGGAACTACGTGAAGGCCAACACCGACCTGAACGCGCTGGTTCGTGACTTCGGTTCCAGCGAGTTCGGCGACGAGATGCGCTACGCACTCGCCGAGACGTACTTCAACCTCGGCCAGTATGACCGCGCTGCCGACATCTTCAACCAGCTGCTCGGCAGGCCGCATCACCCCTACATCAAACCGGAGGCAATGTACGGGATCGCCATTTCCGAGATGATGCGAGGCAACTTCAAACAGGCGCGAATCACACTCGAGCAGCTGTCGAAGCAGCAGGGCTACGACACGGACGACCGCACCAATTTCGCGCTGGGAGTGCTGTACTACTTCCTGAAGAACTACGATCAGGCGGCGGCCAAGCTGAACGGCCTCAAACTGCCGGAGGCGAAGTTCTACCTCGGCAAGGTCTATTCGGCCACCGGAAAGCCGCTGCCCGCACTGCTCCAATTCAGGGCGGTCACTGACGACGTGCCGAATACGTCGCTGGCGGTGATGGCCCACTTCGCCGCCGGCCAGGCGCTGTTCATCAATCACGACTACGATGGCGCGCAGGCCAAATTCCAGTTCTTCGCCGACAACTTCGCCTATTCGCCGCTGGCCGACTATGCCCGTTACTTCCTCGGTTGCGCGCAGATCGCGCAGAAGCAATACGCGTCGGCAATCGACAACCTGACGCCGTTGGTGAGCAGCGACAACAGCGTGCTGGCCGCGCATGCAAACTACTTCATCGGCTGCGCGGACATGGCGCTCGGTCAGGCGCAGCCGGCGGTTGAGCGCTTCCAGCGCGTCCGCGCCAACTACTCGCGGACGCGGGTGAGCGGGTACGCCGACCTCCAACTCTCGCGGGCGGTACTGGCAACTGCGGACACCGCCCAGGCCCTGCTCGGCACCAGTCAGTTGGCGACGATGTTCAAGACCGGCGACCTTGCCGGCACCGGCAACTACATGTCCGGGGTCATCTACTACCAGCTGGGCCAGTACGGCAGTGCCGCGCGGCAGTTCGAGACGATCCTGGCGAGCCACGGCGGCACCGGTCTGCGCGAACCTGCTTGCGCCATGCTGCTGCTCTGTCTGAGCAGCTCGGGGCAGTGCGACAAGGGCGCGGCGCTCGGCGCGAAGTACGTTACCGACTACCCGACCGACTCTACCGAGTGGCGCGCCAAGACGCTGTACTTCCTGGCCGAATGCTTCTACTTTGACCGCAAGTACAACGAAGCCGATGACTTCTACCAACAGGCATACGCCCACCCGGCCAGCTCCGACATCTCGGTCTACGCCCGGCTCGGCCGCTGCTACAGCCTCTATCATCTCGGGCGACTGAACGAGTCCGTGCGGGGCTTCAGGAACCTGGTCAACGCCCGGCTCGGCGACACCGCCTTCACCATCAGCGCCTATCTTGGTTACGGATACTCCCTCTTCAACCAGAAGGAGTACCTCAAGGCGCTGGACGTATTCGAACCCCTCCAGAAGACCTTTCCGGGCGAAGAAATGGCCACGGTCCCGGCCTACTTCTACGCCGGGTACAGCTACTACCAGTTGGGCTACTACGGTCAAGCGGTGGACGCGTGGAGCGAACTCATCAACAGGTTCCCGGCCGATGCGACGAGGGCCCCCGAGGCAGCCTTCCGCAGCGGCGACACCTACTTCAAAGCGCTGGAGTACGACAAGGCGATCAGCATGTTCAACTTCGTGATTGAGCGCTACCCGTTTTCGCAGTTCGGCCCTCCGTCGCAGGCGCTGATTGCGCAGTGCTTCTACAACCGCAAGCAGTACCTGGATGCGGTTCGCGAGTACCAGAAGTTTGTCGACCTCTACCCCGCTGACGCACAGACTCCCAGCGTCCGTCGAAGCCTCGAGACCAGCTACTACCTTGCCGGTCAGGAGGACTCCGCGGTGATGGACGACTTCCTGAAACGGTTCCCGCAGTCGGAACTGGCAGCCGAGGGGCAGTACAACAAGGGCAAACTGCTCTTCGACGCTGGCGCGTTTGTGCAGGCCATCGCCGAACTCCAGAAGGTAGTGGTCACTTCTCCCGGCCTGCCCATCGCTGCCGACGCGCAGCTTCTGAGCGCCGAAGCCTATGCGAGGATGATGAGCTGGCGCGAGGCCACGCAGGCATACCAGAAGTTCCTCGACTACTTCCCGCAGCACGAGCAGCGAGCCGGGGCCATCTTCAACCTGGCGACCGCTTACTTCAATTCCGGCGCGTACGAGCAGAGCCTGAGGCACTTTCGGACAGTCGTCGACTCGTTCCCTGCGTCGGAGTTTGCGGAGAGCGCCCGCAAGAACGCCGACATTTCGCGCAAGCGGCTCGGTGCCGCCGAGGGTGAAGGCGAAGACGCGGCCGAGCCCGGTGCCCCGGAGGCGCGGCCGCCGGACCCCGACGCAGACCCGGCCGCCCCGCTGCCGGCACCAAACAAAGGAGACAATCAGCCATGAAGATAATGGGCAAAGACCTTTTTCAGGTGATGCTCGACCCGGTCATGCTAGTGCTGCTTGCCGCGTCGGTTACTGCGCTTGCGCTGGTCATCGAACGCTTCATATACTTCCGCAGGAACCGCTGCAATACGGCTACCGGGGTGCGCGAACTGCGACGGCAACTCTCGTCCGGCGGCCTCTCCGCCGGTCTGCAATGGGCCCAGAACCAGAACAGCCCGATGGGCCGGATGTTCGTCCAACTGCTGGAGAACGCTACCCTCGACGCCGAGGAACTGGCCGACCTCAGCTACAGCCTCATCATCGACGAGCGCATCAAGTTCGAACACCTGCTCGGTGGCATGGGAACCCTTGCCAACGCTGCCACGCTGCTCGGACTGCTCGGCACCGTGACCGGACTCATCAACTCGTTCAACCAGATCAGCGTCACCAAGCAGGCCGGCCCGGACGTCGTCGCCGGCGGCATTGCGGTTGCCCTGCTGACAACCGCCTGGGGCCTGGGAATCGGCATACCGACGCTGTTCGCCTACAACTACTTCAACAAGAAGTCCAGCGACCTGGCGATGCAGCTTGAGGCCGCCGCGGACAGGGTCATAGTGATGCTGGGCCGTGCGCGTTCCAGGGCCGGCAGCAAAGCGGCTGAGACAGCGCCGGCGCCCGGGCCGCGACCGGCCGAGGACACGGGCTGGAGATTCTGAAATGCGCCGGCGGCACGAAGAACACCGGAGGAACGACGGCCTCATCGTCAACTCGCTGGTTGACATCGCCCTCGCGCTCGTCATCGGGTTCATGGTGGCGATGCCCATCTTCTTTGAGAACGGTATCTTCGTCTCCGCCCCGGGGGTGGCCCAGGCCGGTGGTGC is a window encoding:
- a CDS encoding ComEC/Rec2 family competence protein, giving the protein MSFTAAFAGRAEPGMRHAAARALVAAAAGILLGRLVPAPLWLVALVAVVAVGLARVSRGWSLYLAVGAAAMACGQVRAPGPVDPRVYAAERFEGTVESEPAPGVARRAVVSLSPPLRGKVTVWLRDSAAVLRSGDVVMVGSRIEPLDRPRNPGVPDFNSVLSARGFVGSASAHAVTVLARGRGSGVRNRLVAPVRSYIFGVINQVLPGNEGALLVGLLLGGSQGLPKDVQEAFRDAGLVHILAVSGMNVSIVVGFLWILLSVLGVRGWWRFWAGVAGVVFYLLLVGWSAAPARAGLMACAVLLSAPTQRRLSPVASLCAAGILLLLIDPAMLFDVGAQLSFAATLGIVLIAGPTQQLAGRAVRLRWFSRWVLAPVVVSVAATLFTAPLLLHHFSRVQPLAFATSAAVIPLVGLAMPLGIVVLLANLVSHWLAAVFAQSLWLVLWALLQLTLFMGRLDWAIWEPGRLSWFWVAWAYLLGLLALRANRERVRTGFAVLLVSGLCVMAWEGVLRKPGNSATFLDPKQGDAILLEDSLGHRILFDAGVNGTGVLRDYLRSRGIHRLDAVVVTHPDNDHYGGLLDLPRSFRVRRLLVPTTESRDPDYQGLLTRLHARGTEVVVVGKGTHLTGSGFQVDFLWPDDATRARFLAGAARTNDISLVASVTLGKFKMLLPGDLDNPDLLAGEDLRADLLKSPHHGSLKGNPPALYERVRPDYVLVMGRYPTPARLEPRFKGTGVDYVNTRVDGAVTLRLGEGRPKIQRFFARLPLPAE
- a CDS encoding tetratricopeptide repeat protein, producing the protein MVQVLITVLLAGALSPEQSHQLAERYNVAQAAIGQRNYVKANTDLNALVRDFGSSEFGDEMRYALAETYFNLGQYDRAADIFNQLLGRPHHPYIKPEAMYGIAISEMMRGNFKQARITLEQLSKQQGYDTDDRTNFALGVLYYFLKNYDQAAAKLNGLKLPEAKFYLGKVYSATGKPLPALLQFRAVTDDVPNTSLAVMAHFAAGQALFINHDYDGAQAKFQFFADNFAYSPLADYARYFLGCAQIAQKQYASAIDNLTPLVSSDNSVLAAHANYFIGCADMALGQAQPAVERFQRVRANYSRTRVSGYADLQLSRAVLATADTAQALLGTSQLATMFKTGDLAGTGNYMSGVIYYQLGQYGSAARQFETILASHGGTGLREPACAMLLLCLSSSGQCDKGAALGAKYVTDYPTDSTEWRAKTLYFLAECFYFDRKYNEADDFYQQAYAHPASSDISVYARLGRCYSLYHLGRLNESVRGFRNLVNARLGDTAFTISAYLGYGYSLFNQKEYLKALDVFEPLQKTFPGEEMATVPAYFYAGYSYYQLGYYGQAVDAWSELINRFPADATRAPEAAFRSGDTYFKALEYDKAISMFNFVIERYPFSQFGPPSQALIAQCFYNRKQYLDAVREYQKFVDLYPADAQTPSVRRSLETSYYLAGQEDSAVMDDFLKRFPQSELAAEGQYNKGKLLFDAGAFVQAIAELQKVVVTSPGLPIAADAQLLSAEAYARMMSWREATQAYQKFLDYFPQHEQRAGAIFNLATAYFNSGAYEQSLRHFRTVVDSFPASEFAESARKNADISRKRLGAAEGEGEDAAEPGAPEARPPDPDADPAAPLPAPNKGDNQP
- a CDS encoding MotA/TolQ/ExbB proton channel family protein, whose protein sequence is MKIMGKDLFQVMLDPVMLVLLAASVTALALVIERFIYFRRNRCNTATGVRELRRQLSSGGLSAGLQWAQNQNSPMGRMFVQLLENATLDAEELADLSYSLIIDERIKFEHLLGGMGTLANAATLLGLLGTVTGLINSFNQISVTKQAGPDVVAGGIAVALLTTAWGLGIGIPTLFAYNYFNKKSSDLAMQLEAAADRVIVMLGRARSRAGSKAAETAPAPGPRPAEDTGWRF